One genomic region from Streptomyces venezuelae encodes:
- a CDS encoding sensor histidine kinase produces MSATPSAPFLKRATPGGWAALAWLAGLLFTGLLRLRLPGQSAADVMPGVILLRWDGVTMLLVATGLALRGSALLTRRPAAALRFLLVAAVVACTPLGVDAIPFAQYLAVDVALYVIAVVRPPREAVRALLLALGVLAGYLAVRLLRGWTVGTTTELAVALIAVVAWLLGRSEHQSRTYAERSRAQAAAQAVTAERLRIAREMHDTVAHSIGIVALQAGAARRVIDTQPEGARQALAEIETASRETLAGLRRMLGALRTEEAPAAPDPYTAPDPYTAPAETTPVLPGTASALPEMSGLSALDRLAEVTGAAGVRVTVRRIGAPCRLPPDIDLSAFRLVQESVTNVVRHSGADTCTVTVDHRDPVVVAVTVEDRGPTAGRERERPGGGSGYGLAGMRERVALLHGEFTAGPRPGGGFRVTARLPLPTGTGAAAR; encoded by the coding sequence ATGTCCGCCACCCCGTCAGCGCCGTTCCTCAAGAGGGCCACGCCGGGCGGCTGGGCCGCACTCGCCTGGCTCGCGGGCCTGCTCTTCACCGGTCTCCTGCGGCTCCGGCTGCCGGGCCAGAGCGCGGCGGACGTCATGCCCGGCGTGATCCTGCTGCGCTGGGACGGCGTCACCATGCTGCTCGTCGCCACCGGCCTCGCGCTGCGGGGCAGCGCCCTCCTGACCCGCCGTCCGGCCGCCGCGCTCCGGTTCCTCCTCGTCGCCGCGGTCGTCGCCTGCACCCCGCTCGGCGTCGACGCCATCCCGTTCGCCCAGTACCTCGCCGTCGACGTCGCCCTGTACGTCATCGCCGTCGTCCGGCCGCCCCGGGAGGCCGTCCGGGCGCTTCTCCTCGCCCTCGGAGTCCTCGCCGGCTACCTGGCCGTCCGGCTGCTCCGCGGCTGGACCGTCGGCACCACCACCGAACTCGCCGTGGCCCTGATCGCCGTCGTCGCCTGGCTCCTCGGCCGTTCCGAGCACCAGAGCCGTACCTACGCGGAACGCAGCCGGGCCCAGGCCGCCGCGCAGGCCGTCACCGCCGAACGGCTGCGCATCGCCCGTGAGATGCACGACACGGTCGCGCACAGCATCGGCATCGTCGCCCTCCAGGCGGGCGCGGCCCGGCGCGTCATCGACACGCAGCCCGAGGGAGCGCGGCAGGCCCTCGCGGAGATCGAGACGGCGAGCCGCGAGACCCTGGCGGGACTGCGCCGCATGCTCGGCGCCCTGCGTACCGAGGAGGCGCCCGCCGCCCCCGACCCGTACACCGCCCCCGACCCGTACACCGCCCCCGCCGAGACGACACCGGTCCTCCCCGGGACGGCCTCCGCCCTCCCCGAGATGTCCGGTCTCTCCGCGCTCGACCGGCTCGCCGAGGTCACCGGGGCCGCCGGGGTCCGCGTCACCGTCCGCCGGATCGGCGCCCCTTGCCGCCTGCCCCCGGACATCGACCTCTCCGCCTTCCGGCTCGTCCAGGAGTCCGTCACCAACGTCGTGCGCCACTCCGGCGCCGACACCTGCACGGTGACCGTCGACCACCGGGACCCCGTCGTCGTCGCCGTCACCGTCGAGGACCGCGGTCCGACCGCCGGCCGGGAGCGCGAACGCCCCGGCGGTGGTTCCGGTTACGGCCTCGCGGGCATGCGCGAGCGCGTCGCCCTGCTGCACGGGGAGTTCACCGCGGGCCCCCGCCCCGGCGGCGGCTTCCGCGTCACCGCCCGACTTCCCCTCCCCACAGGCACAGGAGCCGCTGCCCGAT
- a CDS encoding ABC transporter ATP-binding protein encodes MIEVRELTKRYGSTTAVDALTFTVRPGLVTGFLGPNGSGKSTTLRMVLGLHTPTSGSVKVDGRPFTDRPRGLRHVGALLDAGDVHDGRTARAHLAVLARGNRIPLSRVDEVLEEVGLAGAARRRIGGYSLGMRQRLGIAGALLGDPPVLLFDEPLNGLDPEGVKWVRGLFRRLAAEGRTVFVSSHLMTEMEHTADELVVIGRGELIAAESLSEFAARGARLSVTVGTPDAPVLTPLLLAEGAEVARDGRLLTVTGLSAARIGELALEHRVLLDQLTTRTASLEEAFMELTADRVEYLAGDAR; translated from the coding sequence ATGATCGAAGTCAGGGAACTCACCAAACGCTACGGCTCCACGACCGCCGTCGACGCGCTCACGTTCACCGTCCGGCCGGGGCTCGTGACCGGATTCCTCGGGCCCAACGGATCAGGGAAGAGCACGACCCTGCGGATGGTCCTGGGGCTGCACACGCCGACGAGCGGCTCGGTGAAGGTCGACGGGCGGCCCTTCACGGACCGGCCGCGCGGCCTCCGGCACGTCGGCGCGCTCCTCGACGCCGGGGACGTGCACGACGGGCGGACCGCACGGGCGCATCTGGCGGTCCTCGCGCGCGGCAACCGCATCCCGCTCTCCCGGGTCGACGAGGTGCTGGAGGAGGTCGGTCTCGCGGGGGCGGCCCGGCGCCGGATCGGCGGGTACTCGCTCGGGATGCGGCAGCGGCTCGGGATCGCGGGCGCGCTGCTCGGCGACCCGCCGGTGCTGCTGTTCGACGAGCCGCTCAACGGGCTGGACCCGGAGGGCGTGAAGTGGGTGCGGGGGCTGTTCCGGCGCCTCGCGGCGGAGGGCCGCACGGTCTTCGTCTCCAGCCATCTGATGACGGAGATGGAGCACACGGCGGACGAGCTGGTCGTCATCGGCCGGGGTGAGCTGATCGCGGCGGAGAGCCTGTCGGAGTTCGCCGCCCGAGGGGCCCGGCTGAGCGTGACGGTCGGAACGCCCGATGCGCCGGTGCTGACGCCGCTGCTGCTCGCGGAGGGGGCGGAGGTGGCGCGGGACGGCAGGCTGCTGACGGTCACGGGGCTCTCCGCGGCCCGGATCGGCGAGCTCGCGCTGGAGCACCGGGTGCTGCTGGACCAGCTGACCACCCGTACCGCCTCCCTTGAGGAGGCGTTCATGGAACTGACCGCCGACCGTGTCGAATACCTGGCTGGAGACGCCCGATGA
- a CDS encoding ABC transporter permease subunit has translation MTTLDLRAASVVEPRARFRDLVASEWLKLWSLRSTGWALLLSALAVVGFNFGTAWDHYRYWFQYDGQSRADFKANEMGLWDAFTGNASMVLILCAGAMGAVAVVGEYSSGLIRTTFAAVPARGSVMAAKVLVVAVVQTVFGVAVAAGSFWSTQAMLSARDIGLPITHPGALRIVVASALLAPVCALAGMAIGALLRKSAISIVGSVVVLLLLPSALSDQRHLTAVLAHTTPLHAWRRQVPVGLGEDPYPWTTGAAWLVYGLWALGAAVVTVLAVRRRDQ, from the coding sequence ATGACCACTCTCGACCTTCGTGCGGCTTCCGTCGTGGAGCCCCGTGCCCGTTTCCGCGACCTGGTCGCGTCGGAGTGGCTGAAGCTGTGGTCGCTGCGGTCGACGGGCTGGGCGCTGCTGTTGAGCGCGCTGGCCGTGGTCGGCTTCAACTTCGGGACCGCCTGGGACCACTACCGCTACTGGTTCCAGTACGACGGGCAGAGCCGGGCCGACTTCAAGGCGAACGAGATGGGGCTCTGGGACGCCTTCACGGGGAACGCGTCGATGGTGCTGATCCTCTGCGCCGGCGCGATGGGGGCGGTGGCGGTGGTCGGCGAGTACTCCAGCGGGCTGATCCGGACGACCTTCGCGGCGGTGCCGGCCAGGGGCTCGGTGATGGCGGCGAAGGTGCTGGTCGTGGCGGTCGTGCAGACCGTGTTCGGGGTGGCGGTCGCGGCCGGTTCGTTCTGGTCGACGCAGGCGATGCTGTCGGCGCGGGACATCGGCCTGCCGATCACGCATCCGGGGGCACTGCGGATCGTCGTCGCGTCCGCGCTCCTCGCTCCGGTCTGCGCGCTGGCGGGTATGGCGATCGGCGCGCTGCTGCGGAAGAGCGCGATCTCGATCGTCGGCTCGGTGGTGGTGCTCCTGCTGCTGCCGTCGGCGCTTTCGGACCAGCGGCACCTCACGGCGGTGCTGGCCCACACGACGCCGCTGCACGCGTGGCGGCGGCAGGTGCCGGTGGGGCTGGGCGAGGACCCGTACCCGTGGACGACCGGCGCCGCGTGGCTGGTGTACGGGCTGTGGGCGCTCGGCGCGGCCGTGGTGACGGTGCTGGCGGTGCGGCGCCGGGACCAGTAG
- a CDS encoding YhjD/YihY/BrkB family envelope integrity protein → MPSTPGPPDDGSPAEHGHWFHRLHTRVLASSVGLAWNRGRAMELMHRAMGFAALSLLTLVPLLIVVAAADLASGQGFARWLVQGLGVSDVSEEEVERLFGQPGQALQRTTAFGLAALAAFGVTFGSAVQTGYERAWDLPTARWHTMWRHVVWLAVLVASLLLFVAFPAPDDAPARITTVVALGDLLGTFLFFWWSQRFLLCGRIRWRALAPGAALTALGLLGLRIFSQLVFSPLIASNAVTYGQFGTVLVLQSWLVGVGFVVYGGALTGRLVHEHLVRRRLRRPL, encoded by the coding sequence ATGCCCTCCACTCCCGGTCCGCCGGACGACGGTTCCCCCGCCGAGCACGGTCACTGGTTTCACCGCCTCCACACGCGAGTGCTCGCCTCATCGGTCGGCCTCGCCTGGAACCGCGGGCGCGCGATGGAACTCATGCACCGCGCCATGGGCTTCGCGGCACTCAGCCTGCTCACCCTCGTGCCGCTGCTCATCGTCGTCGCGGCGGCCGACCTCGCCAGCGGCCAGGGCTTCGCCCGCTGGCTCGTCCAGGGCCTCGGCGTCTCCGATGTCTCGGAGGAGGAGGTCGAGCGGCTCTTCGGCCAGCCCGGGCAGGCCCTCCAGCGCACCACCGCCTTCGGTCTCGCCGCGCTCGCCGCGTTCGGCGTCACCTTCGGGTCCGCCGTCCAGACCGGTTACGAGCGGGCCTGGGACCTCCCCACCGCCCGCTGGCACACCATGTGGCGGCACGTCGTGTGGCTCGCCGTCCTCGTCGCGTCCCTGCTCCTCTTCGTCGCCTTCCCCGCGCCGGACGACGCCCCGGCCCGCATCACCACCGTCGTCGCCCTCGGTGATCTCCTCGGCACCTTCCTCTTCTTCTGGTGGTCGCAGCGCTTCCTCCTCTGCGGCCGCATCCGCTGGCGCGCCCTCGCCCCCGGCGCCGCCCTCACCGCGCTCGGTCTCCTCGGGCTGCGGATCTTCTCCCAGCTCGTCTTCTCCCCGCTCATCGCCTCCAACGCCGTCACCTACGGCCAGTTCGGCACCGTCCTCGTCCTGCAGTCCTGGCTCGTCGGCGTCGGCTTCGTCGTGTACGGAGGCGCCCTCACCGGGCGCCTCGTCCACGAGCACCTCGTCCGCCGCCGGTTGCGGCGGCCCCTCTGA
- a CDS encoding winged helix-turn-helix transcriptional regulator codes for MKWLETDTENCSVRRTLDLVGEKWSLLILRDAFNGLRRYDEFRRHLGLSEAVLADRLRKLVAAGVLRAEPYREPGARTRYEYRLTPKGVDLWPVLLALKQWGDTYAGDPEGAVLDIRHTDCGAPVRVVVQCEGEEQATLAPRDVTVRPGPGARPLTR; via the coding sequence ATGAAGTGGCTGGAGACGGACACCGAGAACTGCTCGGTCCGCCGCACCCTCGACCTCGTCGGCGAGAAATGGAGCCTGCTCATCCTGCGGGACGCCTTCAACGGGCTCCGCCGCTACGACGAGTTCCGGCGCCACCTCGGTCTCTCCGAGGCCGTCCTCGCCGACCGCCTCCGCAAGCTCGTCGCGGCCGGCGTCCTGCGCGCCGAGCCCTACCGCGAACCGGGCGCCCGCACCCGGTACGAGTACCGGCTCACCCCCAAGGGCGTCGACCTCTGGCCCGTACTCCTCGCCCTGAAGCAGTGGGGCGACACGTACGCGGGCGATCCCGAGGGAGCCGTGCTCGACATCCGGCACACCGACTGCGGGGCACCGGTCCGTGTGGTCGTCCAGTGCGAGGGCGAGGAGCAGGCCACCCTCGCACCCCGGGACGTCACCGTCCGGCCGGGTCCCGGAGCCCGCCCCCTCACCCGCTGA
- a CDS encoding PaaI family thioesterase: protein MAGLDFLREMVAGRLPGPPIAALLGFGLEEVEDGRAVFAFEPGEEHYNPIGSVHGGVYATLLDSAAGCAVHSTLPQGTAYTSLDLSTRFLRPITMDTGKVRAIGTVLSRGRRTALAEAGLYDAEDRLLAHATSTCMLFPMPA, encoded by the coding sequence ATGGCGGGGCTCGACTTCCTGCGCGAGATGGTGGCCGGACGGCTGCCCGGCCCCCCGATCGCCGCGCTGCTCGGCTTCGGCCTCGAGGAGGTCGAGGACGGCCGGGCCGTCTTCGCCTTCGAGCCGGGCGAGGAGCACTACAACCCGATCGGCAGCGTCCACGGCGGGGTGTACGCGACCCTGCTCGACTCGGCCGCCGGCTGCGCCGTGCACTCGACGCTCCCCCAGGGCACGGCGTACACCTCGCTCGATCTGTCGACCCGCTTCCTCCGGCCCATCACGATGGACACCGGCAAGGTGCGGGCGATCGGGACCGTGCTGTCGCGGGGCCGCCGCACCGCGCTGGCCGAGGCCGGCCTGTACGACGCGGAGGACCGTCTGCTCGCGCACGCGACCAGCACCTGCATGCTGTTCCCCATGCCCGCGTAA
- a CDS encoding luciferase family protein encodes MNTARHASERLMSWPSLTPGRTHCGAELGLGTATQEIVHFHGEHEADVHLTRAMVAKLRPALLGSSAVRLRAGSGWVTVRLDMGSDIDLLATLVSAALQANGVPDIAPDGCTRTIPVPGSR; translated from the coding sequence ATGAACACGGCAAGGCATGCCAGTGAACGTCTGATGAGCTGGCCCTCGCTGACCCCCGGCCGCACCCATTGCGGTGCCGAGCTCGGCCTGGGCACCGCGACACAGGAGATCGTGCACTTCCACGGGGAGCACGAGGCCGACGTCCATCTCACCAGGGCCATGGTCGCGAAGCTGCGCCCGGCGCTCCTGGGGTCGAGCGCGGTCCGCCTGCGTGCCGGGTCCGGCTGGGTGACGGTCCGTCTGGACATGGGCTCGGACATCGACCTGCTCGCCACGCTGGTGAGCGCGGCGCTCCAGGCCAACGGCGTCCCCGACATCGCCCCGGACGGCTGCACCCGCACCATCCCGGTCCCCGGCTCCCGCTGA
- a CDS encoding PP2C family protein-serine/threonine phosphatase — protein MAERDEALLARVRAMERAIGEIGTTLDETNTCRELAAFLVRRLGGSVVVELAAEHGGPPRRAATARISSEPHPSGRTLPAALTAALAVAEDETPFGTVTATRVDGVPFTAEEAATVHHAARLAARHIGHARRLAATEDTALHLQRALVAEPGRPHPNLEIAGGYLPAGVRTLVGGDWFETVRLHFGRTLLVVGDVMGHGLDAAVDMNAYRTALREVAGTDLPPHRVLRHLDSVVAEDDARRPATCLLVRVDPARGTATFANAGHLPPAVFGADGSAALVDLPVGPPLGTGVGGYEPTTRPLTPAETLLLFTDGLVERRGEDIDMSLARLAALRLPPDPGPHQVVDEVLRRLGAHRAEDDVAVLAARVRARPTA, from the coding sequence GTGGCGGAACGGGACGAGGCCCTCCTGGCCAGGGTGCGGGCCATGGAGCGGGCGATCGGCGAGATCGGCACGACGCTCGACGAGACGAACACCTGCCGTGAACTCGCCGCCTTCCTCGTGCGCCGGCTCGGCGGCTCGGTGGTGGTCGAGCTCGCCGCCGAGCACGGCGGCCCACCGCGCCGCGCCGCGACGGCGCGCATCTCCTCGGAGCCTCACCCGTCGGGGCGGACCCTCCCCGCCGCGCTGACCGCCGCACTCGCCGTCGCCGAGGACGAGACGCCCTTCGGGACGGTCACCGCCACCCGTGTCGACGGCGTCCCCTTCACCGCCGAGGAGGCCGCCACCGTCCATCACGCCGCGCGGCTCGCCGCCCGGCACATCGGCCACGCCCGCCGCCTCGCCGCCACCGAGGACACCGCCCTCCACCTCCAGCGCGCCCTGGTCGCCGAGCCGGGCCGGCCGCACCCCAACCTGGAGATCGCGGGCGGCTACCTGCCCGCAGGGGTCCGCACCCTCGTCGGCGGCGACTGGTTCGAGACCGTACGGCTCCACTTCGGCCGCACCCTCCTCGTCGTCGGCGACGTGATGGGGCACGGTCTGGACGCGGCCGTCGACATGAACGCCTACCGGACGGCGCTCCGCGAGGTCGCAGGCACCGACCTGCCGCCGCACCGGGTCCTGCGCCACCTCGACTCCGTGGTCGCCGAGGACGACGCGCGCCGCCCCGCGACCTGCCTGCTCGTCCGGGTCGATCCGGCGCGCGGGACCGCGACCTTCGCCAACGCGGGACACCTGCCGCCCGCCGTGTTCGGCGCGGACGGCTCGGCGGCGCTGGTCGACCTCCCGGTGGGCCCGCCGCTCGGCACCGGCGTCGGCGGCTACGAGCCCACCACCCGCCCGCTCACACCTGCCGAGACGCTGCTGCTCTTCACCGACGGCCTCGTCGAGCGCCGGGGCGAGGACATCGACATGTCGCTGGCCCGCCTCGCCGCGCTCCGCCTCCCGCCGGACCCCGGTCCCCACCAGGTCGTCGACGAGGTGCTCCGCCGCCTCGGCGCCCACCGCGCCGAGGACGACGTGGCCGTCCTGGCGGCCCGCGTCCGCGCCCGCCCGACGGCGTGA
- a CDS encoding AAA family ATPase produces the protein MTTGFFSSVDDVAERLAATGYLASRAVATTVFLADRLGKPLLVEGPAGVGKTELAKAVTEVTGARLVRLQCYEGVDESRALYEWNHAKQLLRITAGRGESWDETRTDIFSEEFLLARPLLTAIRSEEPTVLLVDETDKADIEVEGLLLEVLSDFQVTVPELGTIAATRRPFVVLTSNASRELSEALRRRCLFLHIGFPEEELERRIVTRRVPGLDAALAASVVRVVGALRAMDLRKAPSVSETIDWARTLLALGADRLDEGVVRDSLGVLLKHQEDIVRAAAKLDLDAV, from the coding sequence ATGACGACCGGATTCTTCAGCTCCGTGGACGATGTCGCCGAGCGGCTCGCCGCGACCGGTTACCTGGCGTCGCGGGCCGTCGCCACCACCGTCTTCCTCGCCGACCGGCTCGGGAAGCCGCTCCTGGTCGAGGGACCCGCCGGGGTCGGCAAGACGGAGCTGGCCAAGGCGGTCACGGAGGTGACGGGCGCCCGGCTCGTCAGGCTCCAGTGCTACGAGGGCGTCGACGAGTCCCGGGCCCTGTACGAGTGGAACCACGCCAAGCAGCTGCTGCGGATCACGGCCGGCCGAGGCGAGTCCTGGGACGAGACCCGCACGGACATCTTCTCCGAGGAGTTCCTGCTGGCCCGCCCGCTGCTCACCGCCATCAGGTCCGAGGAGCCGACCGTCCTCCTCGTCGACGAGACCGACAAGGCCGACATCGAGGTCGAGGGCCTGCTCCTGGAGGTGCTCAGCGACTTCCAGGTGACCGTTCCCGAGCTCGGGACGATCGCGGCGACGCGGCGGCCCTTCGTGGTCCTCACCTCGAACGCGTCCCGGGAACTCTCCGAGGCACTGCGCCGGCGGTGCCTCTTCCTGCACATCGGCTTCCCCGAGGAGGAGCTGGAGCGCCGGATCGTGACGCGCAGGGTGCCCGGGCTCGACGCCGCGCTCGCCGCGTCTGTGGTCCGCGTCGTGGGGGCGCTGCGGGCCATGGACCTGCGCAAGGCGCCGTCCGTGTCCGAGACGATCGACTGGGCGCGCACCCTGCTGGCGCTCGGCGCGGACCGGCTGGACGAGGGGGTCGTACGGGACAGCCTGGGGGTGCTCCTCAAGCACCAGGAGGACATCGTGCGGGCCGCGGCCAAGCTCGACCTGGACGCGGTGTGA
- a CDS encoding VWA domain-containing protein, producing the protein MERLTGLVAALRDHAFGIGTGETVDAGHALEAVGFTDRERVREALAATLLHGERQRPVFDRVFDLYFPLGGDGDGDSSGDRTAPDGTAAGLAELRERLAAALTADDGAALALLAAEAVGGFGGYGSGPETDGWSSYRTLSRLRPETLLARVREALRSEEPEFADRLLDDEIRRRIEAFRERVRTEARRRVAERQGRDRVARRAVAGTADGVDFLLAGRAQLDDLRRTVRPLARKLATRLAARRRRAARGEIDLRRTLRRSLSTGGVPVRPVLRRRRPGRPELVLLCDVSGSVAGFAQFTMLLVQALHDQFSRVRVFAFVNRVDEVTGLIARGAADPAGLGDRILAEAELTGWHGQSDYGTALGEFADRYAEAVGPRTVLFVLGDARTNRADPNLAALKRVADRARRVHWLNPEQPSLWGTGDSEAPAYAEIVDMRPCRNARQLGALIGRLLPV; encoded by the coding sequence GTGGAGCGGCTCACCGGTCTGGTGGCGGCGCTGCGCGACCACGCCTTCGGGATCGGGACGGGCGAGACCGTGGACGCGGGGCACGCCCTTGAGGCGGTCGGGTTCACGGACCGCGAGCGGGTGCGGGAGGCGCTGGCGGCGACGCTGCTCCACGGGGAGCGGCAGCGGCCCGTCTTCGACCGGGTCTTCGACCTGTACTTCCCGCTCGGCGGCGACGGCGACGGCGACAGCAGCGGCGATCGGACGGCGCCCGACGGCACGGCGGCCGGGCTCGCCGAGCTGCGGGAGCGGCTGGCGGCAGCTCTCACCGCCGACGACGGGGCCGCCCTCGCGCTGCTGGCCGCCGAGGCGGTGGGCGGGTTCGGCGGCTACGGCTCCGGCCCGGAGACGGACGGCTGGTCCTCGTACCGGACACTCTCCCGCCTGCGCCCCGAGACGCTCCTCGCGCGGGTGCGGGAGGCGCTGCGGAGCGAGGAGCCCGAGTTCGCCGACCGGCTGCTCGACGACGAGATCCGGCGCCGGATCGAGGCCTTCCGCGAGCGGGTCCGGACGGAGGCGCGGCGGCGGGTCGCCGAGCGTCAGGGCCGCGACCGGGTGGCGCGGCGGGCGGTCGCGGGGACGGCGGACGGGGTGGACTTCCTGCTCGCCGGGCGGGCGCAGCTGGACGATCTGCGGCGCACGGTACGGCCGCTGGCGCGGAAGCTGGCCACCCGGCTGGCGGCCCGCCGGCGCCGGGCGGCGCGCGGCGAGATCGACCTGCGGCGGACGCTGCGCCGCTCGTTGTCGACCGGGGGCGTCCCGGTCCGTCCGGTGCTGCGGCGGCGCCGGCCGGGGCGGCCGGAGTTGGTGCTGCTCTGTGACGTGTCGGGGTCGGTGGCCGGTTTCGCGCAGTTCACGATGCTGCTGGTGCAGGCCCTGCACGACCAGTTCAGCCGGGTACGGGTCTTCGCCTTCGTCAATCGGGTCGACGAGGTGACCGGGCTGATCGCCCGGGGCGCGGCGGACCCGGCGGGGCTCGGCGACCGCATCCTCGCGGAGGCGGAGCTGACCGGCTGGCACGGGCAGAGCGACTACGGGACGGCGCTCGGGGAGTTCGCCGACCGGTACGCGGAGGCTGTCGGCCCGCGCACGGTGCTCTTCGTCCTCGGCGACGCCCGGACCAACCGCGCCGACCCCAACCTCGCGGCGCTCAAGCGGGTCGCGGACCGGGCGCGCCGGGTCCACTGGCTCAATCCCGAGCAGCCCTCGCTGTGGGGCACGGGCGACTCGGAGGCCCCGGCCTACGCCGAGATCGTGGACATGCGCCCCTGCCGCAACGCCCGCCAGCTCGGCGCGCTGATCGGCCGTCTGTTGCCGGTCTGA
- a CDS encoding nucleosidase: MELLGDMVAGRPLYVVAVKEEAQFLDTDLPVLLTGMGKVNAASALATVLGRGPRPSGIVNLGTAGALRPGFMGTHVVGTVLQHDFDGALLATLTGETYGEPLTLPDGGDVVLATGDAFIADEASRARLAERAALVDMEGYALATVAQLAGVPLRMVKHVSDEAGDGAARTWRESVAECARALADWAAANTPYRV, from the coding sequence ATGGAACTTTTGGGAGACATGGTCGCCGGCCGACCTCTGTACGTCGTCGCCGTGAAGGAGGAGGCGCAGTTCCTCGACACCGATCTGCCCGTGCTGCTGACCGGCATGGGGAAGGTGAACGCGGCGAGCGCGCTCGCGACCGTGCTCGGCCGGGGGCCGCGGCCCTCCGGGATCGTGAACCTCGGGACCGCCGGGGCGCTGCGCCCGGGCTTCATGGGGACGCACGTCGTCGGCACCGTCCTCCAGCACGACTTCGACGGCGCGCTCCTGGCCACGCTGACCGGTGAGACGTACGGCGAGCCGCTGACCCTGCCCGACGGCGGTGACGTGGTCCTGGCCACCGGGGACGCGTTCATCGCGGACGAGGCCTCCCGGGCCCGGCTCGCGGAGCGGGCGGCGCTCGTCGACATGGAGGGCTACGCGCTGGCCACGGTCGCGCAGCTGGCCGGGGTGCCGCTGCGGATGGTCAAGCATGTCAGCGACGAGGCCGGCGACGGCGCGGCCCGCACCTGGCGCGAGTCGGTCGCCGAGTGCGCGCGGGCGCTGGCGGACTGGGCGGCGGCGAACACCCCGTACCGCGTCTGA
- a CDS encoding alpha/beta hydrolase family protein, with protein sequence MIRFTRAAAAAALACSLALPAALATAGPSVAAPVTATAPALATAPVPAVAPDTARPALPAPTGAYAIGRAVLPLVDRSRTDPWVPTAAGRELMVTLHYPAARPGAGRPAPYATGEEARLLIEALGVGDAVPGDALARMRTHGATDARPAPGRHPLVLLSPGFGASRWTLSHLAEDLASRGYVVASVDHAYESYGISVPGGRTLTCVACTALDEGGVHASVVTATRAADMRFVLDRLTGPRPAWHHARVIDARRVGMAGHSIGGASAATAMAADPRIDAGINMDGAFWEDLPAEGLRGRPFMMLGTHDGTHLPGGQDTSWDRVWPTLDGWKRWITVAGSEHFTFSDYPVIQDRFGLPGPTLPADRAVAVTRTYVAAFFDRHLRGLARPVLDGPTPDHPEVHFQHR encoded by the coding sequence ATGATCCGATTCACCCGCGCGGCCGCGGCCGCCGCCCTCGCCTGCTCCCTCGCCTTACCCGCGGCCCTCGCCACGGCGGGCCCCTCCGTCGCGGCTCCGGTCACGGCCACCGCCCCGGCCCTCGCCACCGCCCCGGTCCCGGCCGTCGCTCCGGACACCGCACGGCCCGCGCTGCCCGCGCCCACGGGGGCGTACGCCATCGGCCGCGCGGTCCTGCCGCTCGTCGACCGGTCCCGTACCGACCCCTGGGTGCCCACCGCCGCCGGGCGCGAACTGATGGTCACCCTCCACTACCCGGCCGCGCGGCCCGGGGCGGGGCGCCCCGCCCCGTACGCCACCGGCGAGGAGGCACGGCTCCTGATCGAGGCGCTCGGCGTCGGCGACGCCGTCCCGGGCGACGCGCTCGCCCGGATGCGCACCCACGGTGCGACCGACGCCCGGCCCGCCCCCGGCCGCCATCCGCTCGTACTGCTCTCGCCCGGCTTCGGCGCCTCCCGCTGGACGCTCAGCCACCTCGCGGAGGACCTCGCCTCGCGCGGCTACGTCGTCGCCTCCGTCGACCACGCCTACGAGTCGTACGGCATCTCCGTCCCCGGCGGCCGGACCCTCACCTGCGTCGCCTGCACGGCGCTCGACGAGGGAGGCGTCCACGCGAGCGTGGTGACCGCCACCCGCGCCGCCGACATGCGCTTCGTCCTGGACCGGCTCACCGGTCCCCGCCCCGCCTGGCACCACGCCCGCGTCATCGACGCGCGCCGCGTCGGCATGGCGGGCCACTCGATCGGCGGGGCGAGCGCGGCCACCGCCATGGCTGCCGACCCGCGCATCGACGCCGGGATCAACATGGACGGTGCCTTCTGGGAGGACCTGCCGGCGGAGGGCCTGCGCGGCAGGCCGTTCATGATGCTCGGCACCCACGACGGGACGCACCTCCCCGGCGGGCAGGACACCAGCTGGGACCGGGTGTGGCCCACGCTCGACGGCTGGAAGCGGTGGATCACCGTGGCCGGTTCGGAGCACTTCACCTTCTCCGACTACCCGGTGATCCAGGACCGCTTCGGCCTGCCCGGGCCGACGCTGCCCGCCGACCGGGCCGTCGCCGTCACCCGTACGTACGTCGCCGCCTTCTTCGACCGGCACCTGCGGGGCCTCGCACGGCCCGTCCTCGACGGACCGACCCCGGACCACCCGGAGGTCCACTTCCAGCACCGCTGA